A genomic stretch from Gemmatimonadaceae bacterium includes:
- the hrcA gene encoding heat-inducible transcriptional repressor HrcA — MPFPELTERERRVLEAVILSYVETAQPAGSSAIARRFGLGVSPATIRNTMSHLEDKGLLFHPHTSAGRVPTDVAYRIYVDSLHPVPTIPLREQQQLSTQISTGGSAVDAILRRAAQSLGVIAQELGVALGPRFDNSVLERLDLVRLSTERLLVALTLTGGAMRTIFVEARGEIADSAIAEVTRVLNDRIGGLTLREIRTTVSERLRDSGPTPDAAELLNVFIEEGEQLFDSAIQRDDTVMLGQPSLLAGQPEFATVDNMRKLVALTETHEHLADLLRQRSDMPGITISIGNEHRDPKLENFTIVTAQYRSGAVAGVIGVIGPTRMPYDKVISLVTHTSRLLTDLLE, encoded by the coding sequence ATGCCGTTCCCCGAGCTGACCGAGAGAGAACGTCGGGTACTCGAGGCGGTCATCCTGTCGTATGTAGAGACCGCCCAGCCCGCCGGCTCGAGCGCCATCGCGCGCCGGTTCGGACTTGGCGTCTCGCCGGCGACCATCCGGAACACGATGAGCCACCTCGAGGACAAGGGTCTGCTCTTTCATCCTCATACTTCCGCGGGACGTGTTCCCACCGACGTCGCCTACCGCATCTACGTGGATTCGCTGCACCCGGTGCCGACCATTCCTCTTCGGGAGCAACAGCAGCTCAGCACGCAGATATCCACCGGCGGATCTGCCGTCGACGCGATCCTGCGCCGCGCCGCGCAGAGTCTCGGCGTTATCGCGCAGGAGCTTGGCGTCGCGCTTGGACCGCGCTTCGACAACAGCGTGCTGGAGCGTCTCGATCTCGTACGGCTCTCGACGGAGCGCCTGCTCGTGGCGCTGACGTTGACCGGCGGGGCCATGCGGACGATCTTCGTCGAGGCACGGGGCGAGATCGCCGACTCCGCCATTGCTGAAGTCACGCGTGTTCTCAACGACCGGATCGGCGGTCTCACGCTTCGCGAGATCCGGACGACGGTCAGCGAGCGGCTCCGCGACTCCGGGCCGACGCCCGATGCCGCCGAGCTGCTCAACGTGTTCATCGAGGAGGGCGAGCAGCTGTTCGATTCCGCGATCCAGCGGGATGACACGGTGATGCTCGGCCAGCCTTCGCTGCTCGCTGGGCAGCCCGAGTTCGCGACCGTGGACAACATGCGGAAGCTCGTCGCGCTCACCGAGACGCACGAGCATCTGGCGGATCTGCTGAGGCAGCGCAGCGACATGCCCGGCATTACCATAAGTATCGGAAACGAGCACCGCGATCCGAAGCTCGAGAATTTCACCATCGTGACCGCGCAGTATCGCTCGGGCGCGGTGGCCGGAGTCATCGGTGTGATCGGTCCGACGCGAATGCCATACGACAAGGTGATCTCGCTCGTGACGCACACCTCGCGACTCCTCACTGACCTACTGGAATAG
- the hemW gene encoding radical SAM family heme chaperone HemW, with product MTPRHLYVHVPFCVRRCSYCDFAIAVRRTVPVDEFLDGIRAELGRHHALSQGATLDTVYLGGGTPSRLGPEGVARLLSQIRERFTLQADAEVTLEANPDDVAAGDAAAWVAAGINRVSLGVQSFDDTALKWMHRTHDAEQGRAAVGALREGGVRNVSVDLIFALPGHLRRSWRADLESVLELEPDHISLYGLTVESHTPLARWEARGAVRQASEDLYADEFLLADQMATAAGFTHYEVSNFARPGKESRHNSAYWSGAHYLGVGPSAHSFDGATRSWNVAPYAEWVARLRDGRSPVGGSEHLGPESRDAERVYLGLRTTGGLATSTAELEHARRWSDAGWARINEGTVVLTPEGWLRLDSLAAGLTGL from the coding sequence GTGACGCCCCGCCACCTCTACGTCCACGTCCCTTTTTGCGTCCGGCGCTGCTCGTACTGCGATTTCGCCATCGCCGTTCGGCGCACGGTGCCGGTTGATGAATTCCTCGATGGCATTCGTGCGGAGCTGGGGCGGCACCACGCCCTGTCTCAAGGGGCCACGCTCGATACGGTATATCTGGGAGGCGGAACGCCATCGCGCCTCGGGCCCGAGGGCGTCGCGCGGCTGCTGAGTCAGATCCGTGAGCGATTCACGCTCCAGGCTGATGCCGAGGTGACTCTCGAAGCCAATCCGGATGATGTGGCTGCCGGTGACGCGGCCGCCTGGGTCGCCGCGGGAATCAATCGCGTATCACTCGGCGTCCAGAGCTTCGATGATACGGCGCTCAAATGGATGCATCGGACGCACGACGCAGAGCAGGGGCGCGCCGCGGTCGGTGCGCTTCGGGAGGGCGGAGTCCGGAATGTGTCGGTGGACCTTATCTTCGCGCTCCCCGGTCATCTCCGACGGTCCTGGCGCGCCGACCTCGAATCGGTGCTGGAGCTCGAGCCCGACCATATCTCGCTCTACGGGTTGACCGTCGAGAGCCATACTCCGCTCGCCCGTTGGGAAGCGCGCGGAGCCGTGCGCCAGGCGTCGGAAGATCTGTACGCCGATGAGTTCCTCCTCGCCGACCAAATGGCGACCGCGGCCGGCTTCACGCACTACGAGGTGTCCAATTTCGCGCGACCCGGAAAGGAGTCGCGACACAACTCGGCATACTGGTCAGGCGCGCACTATCTGGGTGTCGGCCCGTCCGCTCATTCATTCGATGGAGCGACGCGAAGCTGGAACGTTGCGCCTTACGCCGAATGGGTCGCGCGGCTCCGCGACGGACGCAGCCCTGTTGGTGGCTCCGAGCACCTGGGTCCCGAGAGCCGTGACGCCGAACGAGTATATCTCGGGTTGCGCACGACTGGTGGACTGGCCACTTCCACCGCCGAGCTCGAGCATGCGCGCCGTTGGAGCGATGCCGGCTGGGCGAGAATCAATGAGGGCACGGTCGTTCTCACCCCCGAGGGCTGGCTTCGCCTCGACTCGCTCGCCGCCGGGTTGACAGGTCTTTGA
- the dprA gene encoding DNA-processing protein DprA: MYGCGSAGYPVSLSDLVEPPAQLFTIGDVSILERPLVSIVGTREPTPYGVRTARAISAAMVRAGIAVVSGMARGIDSVVHRTALETRGKTVAVLGTGVDVPYPAGHRELHRVIGESGLLVSENGPGARAHKGAFPRRNRIIAALGTVTIVIEAGHKSGALNTANHALELGRPVAAVPGQIDSPQSDGTNQLIRDGAIVIASVADALALVGAAPAAQPEPIQLPEADARVWSALGGGVVGMDELAARAALPARECLAAVTSLELRGMVECLVSGEVRRR; encoded by the coding sequence ATGTATGGGTGCGGATCGGCGGGCTATCCAGTCTCGTTGTCGGACCTCGTGGAACCGCCGGCGCAGCTTTTCACGATCGGCGACGTCTCCATCCTGGAGCGCCCCCTGGTCTCCATCGTCGGCACCCGCGAGCCCACGCCATACGGGGTTCGAACCGCCCGCGCAATCTCCGCCGCAATGGTGCGCGCCGGCATCGCGGTCGTCAGCGGGATGGCCCGCGGGATCGATTCTGTCGTCCATCGAACCGCTCTGGAGACTCGTGGAAAGACGGTCGCGGTGCTTGGCACGGGAGTGGACGTACCGTATCCCGCTGGCCATCGGGAGCTGCACCGCGTGATCGGCGAATCGGGTCTCCTCGTTTCGGAAAACGGGCCGGGAGCGCGGGCACACAAGGGCGCGTTCCCCAGGCGCAACCGAATCATCGCCGCCCTCGGTACAGTCACGATCGTGATCGAGGCCGGCCACAAGAGCGGGGCGCTCAACACCGCCAACCATGCTCTCGAGCTCGGGCGGCCGGTGGCCGCGGTGCCGGGACAGATCGATTCCCCCCAGAGCGACGGCACCAATCAGCTCATCCGCGACGGAGCGATTGTCATCGCCTCCGTTGCCGACGCCTTGGCGCTGGTCGGCGCTGCGCCGGCCGCCCAGCCCGAGCCCATCCAGCTCCCCGAGGCCGATGCTCGCGTATGGTCTGCCCTCGGCGGCGGCGTTGTCGGGATGGACGAGTTGGCCGCGCGTGCCGCACTTCCCGCGCGCGAGTGCCTCGCTGCGGTGACTTCGCTCGAGCTGCGCGGAATGGTCGAATGTCTCGTGAGCGGCGAAGTAAGGCGGAGATAG
- the obgE gene encoding GTPase ObgE: MFVDSVIVKVEAGTGGSGCTSFRREHRVPMGGPDGGDGGRGGDIIVRGDSNLATLLDYTYRDRWAAERGEHGMGSNKTGHSGADVVLPVPPGTIIRDAQSGEILVDILEDGQEAIIAKGGRGGKGNTFFATATHQSPREWQPGEEGEARTLELELKLIADVGLVGQPNAGKSTLLSVISAARPKIANYPFTTLTPNLGVVQLTDHRTFVVADIPGIIEGAHEGKGLGLQFLRHIERTRILAFLIPIDAMDWQAEYDQLRHEVAAHSQELARRPHCVVFTKMDLFGEDYLPPIETENAFAMFAVSAAGRTGLDGLLAAWWRELLRMKQSIMAEVAKDELSLP, from the coding sequence ATGTTCGTTGATAGCGTGATCGTGAAGGTCGAAGCTGGTACCGGGGGATCGGGATGCACGTCCTTCCGGCGCGAGCATCGCGTTCCCATGGGCGGGCCCGACGGTGGAGATGGTGGCCGGGGCGGAGACATCATCGTCCGGGGAGACAGTAATCTTGCGACTCTCCTCGACTACACGTATCGCGATCGCTGGGCGGCCGAGCGCGGCGAGCATGGGATGGGGTCGAACAAGACCGGACACTCGGGCGCCGATGTCGTGCTTCCGGTGCCTCCGGGCACGATCATCCGCGACGCTCAGTCCGGTGAGATTCTCGTCGATATTCTCGAGGATGGGCAGGAAGCGATTATCGCCAAGGGCGGGCGCGGCGGGAAGGGCAACACCTTCTTCGCGACCGCCACGCATCAATCACCCCGGGAATGGCAGCCGGGGGAGGAGGGTGAGGCCCGCACACTCGAGCTCGAGCTGAAGCTCATCGCGGATGTCGGCCTCGTCGGCCAGCCGAATGCCGGCAAGTCCACGCTGCTGTCGGTCATCTCGGCGGCACGACCGAAAATCGCCAATTATCCCTTCACGACCCTGACACCGAACCTCGGCGTCGTTCAGCTCACCGACCACCGGACCTTCGTCGTGGCGGACATTCCCGGCATCATCGAAGGGGCCCACGAAGGGAAAGGGCTGGGCCTGCAATTCCTGCGGCATATCGAGCGAACCCGGATTCTCGCCTTCCTCATCCCGATCGATGCGATGGACTGGCAGGCCGAATACGACCAGCTCCGGCACGAGGTCGCCGCGCATTCCCAGGAGCTGGCGCGACGCCCTCACTGCGTCGTGTTCACCAAGATGGATCTGTTCGGCGAGGACTACCTTCCTCCGATCGAGACTGAGAATGCCTTCGCGATGTTCGCCGTGAGTGCGGCGGGCAGAACCGGGCTGGACGGCCTTCTCGCCGCGTGGTGGAGGGAGCTGCTTCGGATGAAGCAAAGCATTATGGCGGAAGTTGCAAAAGACGAACTATCATTGCCTTAA